In Xiphias gladius isolate SHS-SW01 ecotype Sanya breed wild chromosome 16, ASM1685928v1, whole genome shotgun sequence, a genomic segment contains:
- the LOC120801600 gene encoding galactose-specific lectin nattectin-like, giving the protein MASGVPVLLLLCLTSGLLAEACCCEEKIKEPIFPVVAPCCPPGWTRFGNRCFSFHFLPKSWSDAEHTCLTIGGNLASIHTAEEHFFVRSLIYRSTGRYRVSWVGGFDSVKEGDWLWTDGSRFDYKRWSVSKPSKLNVDHCLVMNWNRNYWNNWQCRRFLPFLCSKRI; this is encoded by the exons ATGGCATCAGGTGTTCCTGTactcctgctcctctgtttgACCAGCGGACTGCTGGCTGAAGCATGT TGTTGTgaagaaaagataaaggaaCCCATCTTCCCAG TTGTAGCTCCTTGCTGCCCCCCCGGTTGGACTCGGTTCGGCAATCGCTGTTTCAGCTTCCACTTCCTTCCGAAGTCCTGGTCGGACGCAGAG CACACCTGCCTTACCATTGGTGGGAATCTGGCTTCCATCCACACAGCTGAGGAACATTTCTTCGTCAGAAGCCTGATTTACAGATCGACAGGCAGGTACAGAGTTTCCTGGGTCGGAGGCTTCGACTCAGTCAAG GAGGGAGACTGGCTGTGGACCGACGGATCTAGATTCGACTACAAGCGCTGGAGTGTGAGCAAACCCAGCAAACTGAATGTAGATCACTGCCTCGTCATGAACTGGAACA GAAACTACTGGAACAACTGGCAGTGTAGAAGGTTCCTTCCCTTCCTGTGCTCCAAGCGCATATGA